The Streptomyces sp. NBC_00691 genome has a segment encoding these proteins:
- a CDS encoding TetR/AcrR family transcriptional regulator, giving the protein MDAQPAPATDPAPATEPSAEPAPAPKPAPTGPRAARKRQAIVRAARDLFLREGFGVGMDAIAAEAGVSKVTVYNHFGSKEALFTAVVAGALDEPLGPGGQGGEGPAGGPDLARLVDADGPEALKAALTDAGRAWGRAVRADTEGRALRTLVATEVHRFPELGRAWRAHGPAGHHPAVTNALRTLADRGLLDIPDLEVAVLQLYSLLLFPQMVFEQHGAELGDELCERLVVDGAEMFLRRYAPAPGS; this is encoded by the coding sequence ATGGACGCCCAGCCCGCACCGGCCACCGACCCCGCACCGGCGACCGAGCCCTCCGCCGAGCCCGCTCCGGCCCCCAAGCCCGCCCCCACCGGCCCCCGCGCAGCCCGCAAGCGGCAGGCGATCGTGCGGGCCGCCCGCGACCTCTTCCTCCGCGAGGGCTTCGGCGTCGGCATGGACGCCATCGCCGCCGAGGCCGGCGTCTCCAAGGTGACCGTCTACAACCACTTCGGCAGCAAGGAAGCCCTCTTCACCGCCGTCGTCGCGGGCGCCCTCGACGAGCCGCTCGGCCCCGGCGGCCAGGGCGGCGAAGGGCCGGCCGGCGGGCCCGATCTCGCGCGGCTCGTCGACGCCGACGGCCCCGAAGCGCTCAAGGCCGCCCTCACCGACGCCGGCCGCGCCTGGGGCCGGGCCGTACGCGCCGACACCGAGGGCCGCGCCCTGCGCACCCTCGTCGCCACCGAGGTCCACCGCTTCCCCGAGCTGGGCCGCGCCTGGCGCGCGCACGGCCCGGCCGGCCACCACCCCGCCGTCACGAACGCCCTGCGCACCCTCGCGGACCGGGGTCTCCTCGACATCCCCGACCTGGAGGTCGCCGTCCTCCAGCTCTACTCGCTGCTGCTCTTCCCGCAGATGGTGTTCGAGCAGCACGGGGCGGAGCTCGGCGACGAACTGTGCGAGCGCCTCGTCGTGGACGGGGCCGAGATGTTCCTCCGCCGGTACGCGCCCGCACCCGGGTCCTGA
- a CDS encoding GNAT family N-acetyltransferase translates to MDIGPLVLRQFTAPDDVSPELRDELIECWIEVTNAGGAAGFPFPPIGTDLAGPAVDALVAGLGPGSSRLLVASVDGGLAGWLHVRRDDFRLVAHWGTLHHVQTRTGLRGRGIGAALMSRVREIARDEMGLEQLRLAARGGVGLEAFYGRLGWREVGRWPGALRLAPGDDRDEVLMMLAPL, encoded by the coding sequence GTGGATATCGGACCCCTCGTTCTTCGACAGTTCACGGCTCCGGATGATGTCTCCCCGGAGCTGCGGGACGAACTCATCGAGTGCTGGATCGAGGTGACCAACGCGGGTGGCGCGGCGGGTTTCCCCTTCCCGCCGATCGGCACGGACCTGGCCGGCCCCGCGGTCGACGCCCTCGTCGCGGGCCTCGGCCCCGGGTCGAGCCGTCTTCTGGTCGCGTCGGTCGACGGCGGCCTCGCCGGATGGCTGCACGTCCGCCGCGACGACTTCCGGCTCGTGGCGCACTGGGGGACGCTCCACCACGTCCAGACCCGGACGGGTCTGCGCGGGCGCGGGATCGGGGCCGCCCTCATGTCCCGCGTACGGGAGATCGCCCGCGACGAGATGGGGCTCGAGCAGCTCCGGCTCGCCGCGCGCGGCGGCGTCGGCCTGGAGGCCTTCTACGGGCGGCTCGGCTGGCGGGAGGTCGGACGGTGGCCCGGGGCGCTTCGGCTGGCGCCCGGGGACGACCGGGACGAGGTCCTGATGATGTTGGCCCCGCTCTGA
- a CDS encoding metal-sensitive transcriptional regulator, with protein sequence MELDLAGAELKSVLNRLRRAQGQISGVIRMIEEGRDCEEVVTQLAAASRALDRAGFAIIATGLQQCLTDVEDARRNGEDRDAMRARLEKLFLSLA encoded by the coding sequence GTGGAACTGGATCTCGCTGGTGCGGAGCTGAAGTCGGTACTGAACCGGCTCCGCCGGGCTCAGGGCCAGATCTCCGGCGTGATCCGGATGATCGAGGAAGGCCGCGACTGCGAGGAGGTCGTGACCCAGCTGGCGGCCGCCTCCCGGGCCCTCGACCGGGCCGGGTTCGCGATCATCGCGACCGGCCTGCAGCAGTGCCTGACCGACGTCGAGGACGCCCGCCGGAACGGCGAGGACCGTGACGCGATGCGCGCCCGGCTGGAGAAGCTCTTCCTGTCGCTGGCGTGA
- a CDS encoding winged helix DNA-binding domain-containing protein, with protein MGEKRKRTIDAAERRARLGLRHRLAGSARAGSAEEVAESLVALHGTDPASVFLAVGARLAGKAGPVADVERALYEERSLVRMHGMRHTVFVLPAALAPAVQVSTTGPAAVRERGTLIQHLAAGSDFDAAWLAETERLVLAELAVRGEATGAELGKAVPVLRSTYVYGKGTRQEGVQSVASRVLRVLGMEGRIVRGRPLGTWTSSRFRWARPAGPDARPDPLASRDPGPAALQDPGPASARAALIRRWLRASGPATEADLKWWTGWKVTDVRGALAAVGALPVTLDEGTGFVLPDDLDPVSERAEEPEPWAALLPALDPTAMGWQARDWYLDPEHRAALFDRSGNIGPTVWWDGRIVGGWAQRPDGEIVHRMLTDAGSAAGRVIGAEAERLAGWIGDVRVTPRFRTPLERELGA; from the coding sequence ATGGGTGAGAAGCGGAAGAGGACGATCGACGCCGCCGAGCGCAGGGCGCGGCTCGGGCTCCGGCACAGGCTGGCCGGGAGTGCGCGGGCCGGGTCGGCGGAGGAGGTCGCGGAGTCGCTCGTCGCGCTGCACGGGACGGACCCGGCGAGTGTGTTCCTCGCCGTGGGGGCGCGGCTGGCGGGGAAGGCCGGGCCCGTGGCGGACGTCGAGCGGGCGCTGTACGAGGAACGGTCGCTGGTCCGGATGCACGGCATGCGGCACACGGTCTTCGTCCTCCCCGCCGCGCTCGCCCCGGCCGTCCAGGTCTCGACGACCGGTCCGGCCGCCGTCCGTGAACGCGGCACGCTGATCCAGCACTTGGCGGCCGGGAGCGACTTCGACGCCGCCTGGCTGGCGGAGACCGAGCGGCTCGTCCTCGCCGAGCTGGCCGTACGGGGCGAGGCGACCGGGGCCGAACTCGGCAAGGCCGTACCGGTGTTGAGATCGACGTACGTGTACGGGAAGGGCACCCGGCAGGAGGGTGTCCAGTCCGTCGCGAGCCGGGTGCTGCGGGTGCTCGGCATGGAGGGGCGGATCGTGCGGGGCCGGCCGCTGGGCACGTGGACGTCCAGCCGGTTCCGGTGGGCGCGCCCCGCCGGTCCCGACGCCCGGCCGGATCCCCTTGCCTCCCGGGATCCCGGTCCGGCAGCCCTTCAGGATCCCGGTCCCGCGTCGGCGCGGGCCGCACTGATCCGGCGGTGGCTCCGGGCCAGCGGGCCCGCCACCGAGGCGGATCTGAAGTGGTGGACGGGGTGGAAGGTGACGGATGTGCGCGGGGCGCTCGCCGCGGTCGGGGCGCTGCCGGTGACCCTCGACGAGGGGACCGGCTTCGTCCTTCCCGACGACCTCGACCCCGTGTCGGAGCGGGCGGAGGAGCCGGAGCCGTGGGCGGCGCTGCTGCCCGCGCTCGATCCGACGGCGATGGGCTGGCAGGCCCGTGACTGGTACCTGGACCCGGAGCACCGGGCGGCGCTGTTCGACCGCAGCGGGAACATCGGGCCGACGGTGTGGTGGGACGGCCGGATCGTCGGCGGCTGGGCGCAGCGCCCGGACGGCGAGATCGTCCACCGGATGCTGACGGACGCGGGCTCAGCGGCCGGGCGGGTGATCGGCGCGGAGGCGGAGCGGCTCGCGGGGTGGATCGGGGACGTACGGGTGACGCCTCGGTTCCGTACGCCGCTGGAGCGGGAGTTGGGCGCCTGA
- a CDS encoding MarC family protein: MNAFSYSAAFITFFSVVGPPKVLLSFAGLAQVHPVSQLRTVALISSGAAVLVGLVIGITAPWVLNVFHISTPALQLAGGVIFFIYAVGLVLGLHFGTGTTQQDAPDLTSAVRELLIPYVVSPLAMTAVLIEAAARDSFTWRSTVVGAYVSVIALDLICVLLLAPALRRTHHATIELLGRLLGLLLAAVGVDLVLDGLADLGVPGLYTRH; this comes from the coding sequence GTGAACGCCTTCAGCTACTCCGCCGCCTTCATCACCTTCTTCTCCGTCGTCGGCCCCCCGAAGGTCCTCCTCTCCTTCGCCGGCCTCGCCCAGGTCCACCCGGTGAGCCAGTTGAGGACCGTCGCCCTCATCTCCTCGGGCGCGGCCGTCCTCGTCGGCCTGGTCATCGGCATCACCGCCCCCTGGGTGCTGAACGTCTTCCACATCAGCACCCCCGCGCTCCAGCTCGCCGGCGGCGTCATCTTCTTCATCTACGCCGTCGGGCTCGTCCTCGGCCTCCACTTCGGCACCGGCACCACCCAGCAGGACGCCCCCGACCTGACGAGCGCCGTGCGCGAGCTGCTCATCCCGTACGTGGTCAGCCCGCTCGCCATGACGGCCGTGCTCATCGAGGCGGCCGCCCGCGACTCCTTCACCTGGCGCTCGACCGTCGTCGGCGCGTACGTGTCCGTCATCGCGCTCGACCTGATCTGCGTCCTGCTGCTCGCCCCCGCCCTGCGCCGCACCCACCACGCCACGATCGAGCTCCTCGGCCGTCTGCTCGGCCTGCTGCTCGCCGCCGTCGGCGTGGACCTGGTCCTGGACGGTCTCGCGGACCTGGGCGTCCCGGGCCTCTACACGCGCCACTGA
- a CDS encoding MFS transporter, whose product MSTHPAVPSPAHDQAPGRPHSHPRPDPRRWKALALICAAQFMLVLDVTVVNVALPALATDLDLGRSTLTWVVTAYTLCFGGLMLLGGRLADALGARRVLLTGLALFTAASLACGLAPNAGVLLGGRIVQGIGAALLSPAALALVTTVFHGPEKPRALGVWAAVGGTGSAVGVLLGGALTSGPGWPWIFYVNVPVGLAVLAALPRFVPATARPARRGAGLDVPGALLVTTATGALVYGLVTAGDSGWTSTATLLPLLGALVLYAAFAATERKARTPLMDLRMLTRRPVVVGSLLMLVATALLISFFFLGSMHLQHLHHLGALRTGLLFLPVALTTAIGAHLGSRLVSTAGPRVCATGGLTVAALGCLPLVLVDPASGPWTTLLPSLATASLGLGAVFVTATTTALGLIAPTEAGLASGIVNTFHELGGSIGVALVSTLALTATTTPTPTGLTAAYTLCTATAATAALAAPLLIPRGRPHLTGGPHGMH is encoded by the coding sequence ATGTCCACCCACCCCGCCGTACCCTCCCCTGCCCACGACCAGGCGCCCGGGCGGCCCCACAGCCACCCCCGCCCCGACCCCCGCCGCTGGAAAGCCCTCGCGCTGATCTGCGCGGCCCAGTTCATGCTCGTCCTCGACGTGACCGTGGTGAACGTCGCGCTGCCCGCGCTCGCCACCGACCTCGACCTCGGACGCTCGACTCTGACCTGGGTCGTCACCGCGTACACCCTCTGCTTCGGCGGGCTCATGCTCCTCGGCGGACGCCTCGCCGACGCCCTCGGCGCCCGCCGGGTCCTCCTCACCGGCCTCGCCCTCTTCACCGCCGCGTCCCTGGCCTGCGGCCTCGCGCCGAACGCCGGCGTGCTCCTCGGCGGCCGGATCGTCCAGGGCATCGGCGCCGCGCTGCTCTCCCCGGCGGCCCTCGCCCTGGTCACGACGGTGTTCCACGGCCCGGAGAAGCCCAGGGCGCTGGGCGTCTGGGCGGCCGTCGGCGGTACGGGATCGGCGGTGGGCGTCCTGCTCGGCGGCGCGCTCACCTCGGGCCCCGGCTGGCCGTGGATCTTCTACGTCAACGTCCCGGTGGGCCTCGCGGTCCTGGCGGCCCTCCCCAGGTTCGTACCGGCGACGGCGCGGCCCGCGCGGCGCGGCGCGGGACTCGACGTCCCCGGCGCCCTCCTCGTCACGACGGCGACCGGCGCACTCGTCTACGGCCTGGTCACGGCGGGCGACTCCGGCTGGACGTCGACGGCGACGCTGCTGCCCCTCCTGGGCGCGCTCGTCCTCTACGCAGCCTTCGCGGCGACCGAACGGAAGGCCCGCACCCCGCTGATGGACCTGCGGATGCTCACCCGGCGACCCGTCGTCGTGGGCTCACTCCTCATGCTGGTCGCGACGGCGCTGCTGATCTCGTTCTTCTTCCTGGGCTCGATGCACCTCCAGCACCTCCACCACCTCGGCGCCCTCCGCACCGGCCTGCTGTTCCTCCCGGTGGCCCTCACCACGGCGATCGGCGCCCACTTGGGCTCCCGCCTGGTGAGCACGGCCGGCCCGCGCGTCTGCGCGACGGGAGGCCTGACGGTGGCGGCCCTCGGCTGCCTCCCGCTGGTCCTCGTCGACCCCGCGTCCGGCCCGTGGACCACGCTCCTCCCGTCCCTCGCGACGGCGTCGCTCGGCCTCGGCGCGGTCTTCGTCACGGCGACGACGACGGCCCTGGGCCTGATCGCCCCCACCGAGGCGGGCCTCGCCTCCGGCATCGTGAACACCTTCCACGAACTGGGCGGCTCCATCGGCGTCGCGCTCGTCTCCACCCTGGCCCTGACCGCCACGACCACCCCGACCCCCACCGGCCTGACCGCCGCGTACACCCTCTGCACCGCCACAGCGGCCACCGCCGCCCTCGCCGCCCCCCTCCTCATCCCAAGGGGCCGCCCCCACCTGACGGGCGGCCCGCACGGGATGCACTGA
- a CDS encoding alpha/beta fold hydrolase, translated as MATVTVGTALVRYDVEGSGDGPALLLVHGTGSGGAVVNWGQTTPRFATGRTVVTLDLSGADRTVDDGGPLTVESLAAQVIAVIEDAGTGPVDLLGFSMGSPVSAAVAALRPDLVHRLVLVAGWAHTEGDEYLRNLFTLWQRLGEFDPAGFGRSVTMTGFSRGFLNSVGREGVEALIPNMPPTPGTLRHVALDLEVDIRALLPRITAPTLVVGCAQDATVPVENSRELHAAIGGSAYAEIDAGHVVFFEKEDEFVATVTDFLVPVGV; from the coding sequence ATGGCCACCGTCACCGTCGGCACCGCCCTCGTCCGCTACGACGTCGAAGGTTCGGGCGACGGGCCCGCCCTTCTCCTCGTCCACGGCACCGGATCCGGTGGCGCCGTCGTCAACTGGGGGCAGACCACTCCCCGTTTCGCCACCGGCCGTACGGTCGTCACCCTGGACCTGTCCGGCGCCGACCGGACCGTGGACGACGGTGGTCCGCTGACCGTCGAGTCGCTCGCCGCGCAGGTGATCGCCGTGATCGAGGACGCGGGCACCGGCCCCGTGGACCTGCTCGGGTTCTCCATGGGCTCCCCGGTCTCGGCGGCCGTCGCGGCCCTCCGCCCGGACCTGGTCCACCGGCTCGTCCTGGTCGCGGGGTGGGCGCACACCGAGGGCGACGAGTACCTGCGGAACCTGTTCACGCTCTGGCAGCGGCTCGGGGAGTTCGATCCGGCGGGCTTCGGGCGGAGCGTGACCATGACCGGGTTCAGCCGCGGGTTCCTCAATTCCGTGGGCCGCGAGGGCGTCGAGGCGCTCATCCCCAACATGCCGCCCACCCCGGGCACGCTGCGGCACGTGGCACTCGACCTGGAGGTCGACATCCGGGCGCTGCTGCCCCGGATCACGGCGCCGACGCTGGTCGTGGGGTGCGCGCAGGACGCCACCGTGCCGGTGGAGAACAGCCGGGAGCTGCACGCGGCCATCGGCGGCAGCGCGTACGCCGAGATCGACGCCGGGCATGTCGTCTTCTTCGAGAAGGAGGACGAGTTCGTGGCGACCGTGACGGATTTCCTCGTCCCCGTCGGGGTGTGA
- a CDS encoding YciI family protein, with protein sequence MKYLVMVQGSEADYEAMVGRPTDDSPAWTKPDLKAMFEHMNAINEELSAKGEMLDAQGLAAPSTARFVTVDGDGKPVVTDGPYAETKEVIAGYWLLDCASLERVTEIAAQVARCPQPSGAPEYAVVIRPVDERGPSQD encoded by the coding sequence ATGAAGTACCTGGTGATGGTGCAGGGCAGTGAGGCCGACTACGAGGCCATGGTGGGCCGCCCCACCGACGACAGCCCCGCCTGGACCAAGCCGGACCTCAAGGCGATGTTCGAGCACATGAACGCGATCAACGAGGAGCTGTCGGCGAAGGGCGAGATGCTCGACGCCCAGGGCCTGGCGGCCCCGTCCACGGCCCGTTTCGTGACGGTGGACGGCGACGGGAAGCCGGTCGTCACCGACGGCCCCTACGCGGAGACCAAGGAGGTCATCGCGGGCTACTGGCTCCTCGACTGCGCCTCCCTGGAACGCGTGACGGAGATCGCCGCCCAGGTGGCCCGCTGCCCGCAGCCCTCCGGCGCCCCGGAGTACGCGGTGGTCATCCGCCCGGTCGACGAACGGGGCCCGAGCCAGGACTGA
- the wrbA gene encoding NAD(P)H:quinone oxidoreductase yields the protein MSVKVAVIYYSATGAVHQLAQAVAEGAEKAGAEVRLRRVTELAPAAAIDSNPAWRAHVDATGDVEVATLDDLEWADAYALGSPTRFGNVAAQLKQYIDTSGGLWQQGVMADKPATAFTSAHNLHGGNESTLLALYNTFHHWGSVIVSPGFTDPAVYAAGGNPYGTAHPGANGAPEEPVLAAARYQGRRLTTIAKRLKGLATD from the coding sequence ATGTCCGTGAAGGTCGCCGTCATCTACTACTCGGCCACGGGTGCCGTTCACCAGCTCGCCCAGGCCGTTGCGGAGGGTGCCGAGAAGGCGGGCGCCGAGGTGCGGCTGCGCCGGGTGACCGAGCTCGCCCCCGCCGCCGCCATCGACTCGAACCCGGCGTGGCGCGCCCATGTGGACGCCACCGGTGACGTGGAGGTCGCCACCCTCGACGACCTGGAGTGGGCGGACGCGTACGCGCTCGGCTCCCCGACCCGTTTCGGCAACGTGGCCGCGCAGCTGAAGCAGTACATCGACACCTCGGGCGGCCTCTGGCAGCAGGGCGTCATGGCGGACAAGCCCGCGACCGCCTTCACCAGTGCCCACAACCTGCACGGCGGCAACGAGTCGACGCTGCTCGCGCTCTACAACACCTTCCACCACTGGGGCTCGGTCATCGTCTCCCCCGGTTTCACGGACCCGGCGGTCTACGCGGCCGGCGGCAACCCGTACGGCACCGCCCACCCGGGTGCGAACGGCGCCCCGGAGGAGCCGGTCCTCGCGGCCGCCCGCTACCAGGGCCGCCGTCTGACGACGATCGCGAAGCGCCTCAAGGGCCTCGCGACCGACTGA